Part of the Sphingorhabdus pulchriflava genome is shown below.
GGTGCACGGTCCGTCGGCACTGGGTGCGGGACGGGTGCGCCTTCAGACGAACCGCCAAAACCGCCATCACCGCGCAAGAAGGTTGTGGCAACAGTATCAGCATAATGCGTACCGTCCTTGCCCCTGATGCTGCGCTTGACGAGCGCAATCGCGCCTTTCTCTGCTCCCTTGTCAAACAGGTGCGTGATCCGGTTCTCGCCGATGAACACACCTTCGCTCGGCAATGGCTTGTGGATGATGATCGATTGCTCACCATGGAGAATCTTTGTCCAGTCTGCCCCCATGGCCGGATCGCGCCACATGAAGCCGGGATAGCCCAGTACAACCGCCATGGTCGGAAGCGCCTTCAGCCGTTCTTCAAATACGAAGTCCAGTTCCTCGCAACCAATCCCTAGCGCGTAGAGAATGGTGTCGCGTTGCGTCCAATTTTGCTCGATGACGACGGGATCGCGGCCGAGAAGATAATCCGGATCAATAACCATGCGGCTCTCCTTAGATTGGATCGTATCCGAAGATGTCGCCAGACCGTTCGGTAGGGTCGGTGAAGAAAGGACGCGCCGCTGGGAGAAACTCCTCTGCGATGCTTTTGACCGTCCAGCCATCCGACTTGTGGACGGTGCGCACCGGGCGCGGCTTGGAGAAGACGAAAATTTCATTCTTGCGCACACCGAAGATCTGGTTGGTGACTTCAGTGGAGGCGTCCGAGGCGAGGAAGGCGACAAGTGGCGCTATTTTGTCGGCACTCATCGTTTTCATCCGCTCGATACGCTGGGCTTCGGCTTCGTTCGTCGCCGGAATCGTTGCAATCAACCGACTCCATGCGAACGGTGCGATACAGTTGGAGCGGACGCCGGACCGCGCCATATCGAGCGCAATCGACTGCGACAGTCCGACAATGCCCAACTTGGCCGCAGAATAGTTAGCCTGCCCGAAATTGCCGATCAGCCCACTGGTCGAGGTAAAGTGGATGAAGCTGCCTGAACCCTGATCTTTGAAGTAAGGCGTCGCCGCTTTCGAGACGTTGAAGCAGCCGTTAAGGTGGACGTCTATAACGGCATTCCAGTCCTCATGGCTCATCTTGTGCCATATGCGATCGCGCAAGATACCCGCATTGTTGACCACCGCGTCGATACGGCCATAGGTCTTGACTGCATCTTCAATAATCGAAGTGGCGCCCGCCGGGTCCGCCACGCTGGCGCCATTCACGATGGCTTTGCCCCCCGCCGCCTTGATGTCATTGACGGTTTCCTGCGCCGGTCCAACGTCTGCGCCATCCCCTTCTGCCGATGCTCCGAGGTCATTTACGACAACGCTTGCGCCTTCTTGTGCGCAGAGCAACGCGATTTCACGCCCCACACCACGCCCGGCACCCGTAACGGCAACAACCTTGCCTTCGAGCATTCCAGCCATCAGCTTGCCTTTCAGATACGTTCGATGATGATCGCCGGCGCCATGCCGCCCGCTGCGCACATGGTGACGAGGCCAAATCGTCCGCCCGAACGCTC
Proteins encoded:
- a CDS encoding MaoC family dehydratase, with amino-acid sequence MVIDPDYLLGRDPVVIEQNWTQRDTILYALGIGCEELDFVFEERLKALPTMAVVLGYPGFMWRDPAMGADWTKILHGEQSIIIHKPLPSEGVFIGENRITHLFDKGAEKGAIALVKRSIRGKDGTHYADTVATTFLRGDGGFGGSSEGAPVPHPVPTDRAPDLSEALKTANNAALIYRLSGDLNPLHIDPEVAQSAGFDRPILHGLATLGVVGRSLISELMDNDPARLKRMNARFSKPVFPGETIRTDIWREGDGKAAFQAFSVERDTMVLNNGYVEFAA
- a CDS encoding SDR family NAD(P)-dependent oxidoreductase gives rise to the protein MAGMLEGKVVAVTGAGRGVGREIALLCAQEGASVVVNDLGASAEGDGADVGPAQETVNDIKAAGGKAIVNGASVADPAGATSIIEDAVKTYGRIDAVVNNAGILRDRIWHKMSHEDWNAVIDVHLNGCFNVSKAATPYFKDQGSGSFIHFTSTSGLIGNFGQANYSAAKLGIVGLSQSIALDMARSGVRSNCIAPFAWSRLIATIPATNEAEAQRIERMKTMSADKIAPLVAFLASDASTEVTNQIFGVRKNEIFVFSKPRPVRTVHKSDGWTVKSIAEEFLPAARPFFTDPTERSGDIFGYDPI